The Phoenix dactylifera cultivar Barhee BC4 chromosome 9, palm_55x_up_171113_PBpolish2nd_filt_p, whole genome shotgun sequence genome window below encodes:
- the LOC103705538 gene encoding WRKY transcription factor 72A-like isoform X2, whose translation MEVALKRAVVVEEERRPKGVGDEEGGETGKFGTETAIKDQDFQKSPSPNAKDSSINKEASAANPSESSSMHTSSKRSCLNLRDSITMSKEDQLKSTKAEMGEVREENEKLKTTLARIVKDYQSLQMQFFDIIQQEQEKKPTETPPVPIEVEEPELVSLSLGTSSSGHKKEEKVKTNKSKENEQIEGSLALGLDCKFKGSSTGTKEPGSNLSLEDSFEEPKEEEPGEPWPPSKVLKHLRNGDEEVSQQPHVKKARVSVRARCDAPTMNDGCQWRKYGQKVAKGNPCPRAYYRCTVAPACPVRKQVQRCAEDMSILITTYEGTHNHPLPISATAMASTTSAAACMLLSGSSASRPTIGSLATPSAVMTTSNANLHGLNFSLSGNSRPGQFYLQNPSMSSNPSYSTITLDLTAPPSSTSQPSHLSMFSSNFATCTPRHSSTGFSFSCLESHAIPTSRSNNYLGYGSQPYNKSPICSLGLGRQPQDPLYQSYLNKAANPSAPTPSQNSLADTIAKAITSDPSFRSVVAAAITSYAGAQAGGKGTQGHGLIWGEQLSSAPPCSSTATGNGCASGYLTRSMASSSSPQQGNLTFPQPSLGLPTSKSASASPVDNRENTN comes from the exons ATGGAGGTGGCGCTAAAAAGGGCTGTGGTTGTTGAAGAGGAGAGAAGACCAAAGGGTGTTGGCGATGAAGAGGGCGGAGAGACTGGaaag TTTGGAACTGAAACAGCAATTAAGGACCAGGATTTTCAGAAGTCACCTTCCCCCAACGCAAAAGATTCAAGCATTAACAAAGAG GCTTCTGCTGCAAACCCAAGCGAAAGCTCATCCATGCATACATCCTCAAAACGATCTTGTTTAAACCTCAGAGACTCCATTACAATGAGTAAG GAGGACCAGCTTAAGTCCACTAAAGCAGAAATGGGTGAGGTGAGAGAAGAGAATGAAAAATTGAAGACGACATTAGCCCGCATCGTTAAGGATTACCAGTCTCTCCAGATGCAATTCTTTGACATCATTCAACAAGAGCAAGAAAAGAAACCCACTGAGACCCCACCAGTTCCGATTGAAGTAGAAGAACCTGAGCTTGTCTCACTGAGCCTTGGAACAAGTTCAAGTGGAcacaagaaggaagagaaggtaaaaacaaataaaagcaAAGAGAACGAACAGATTGAAGGAAGCCTGGCTCTTGGACTGGACTGCAAATTTAAGGGTTCTAGTACTGGTACCAAAGAACCTGGCTCAAACCTGAGCCTTGAAGATAGCTTTGAGGAGCCAAAGGAAGAAGAGCCCGGGGAGCCATGGCCCCCTAGCAAGGTATTGAAGCATTTGCGAAATGGTGATGAAGAAGTTTCCCAACAGCCCCATGTCAAAAAGGCTCGTGTTTCTGTGAGAGCACGATGTGATGCACCAACG ATGAATGATGGATGTCAGTGGAGGAAGTATGGCCAGAAGGTTGCAAAAGGGAATCCGTGCCCACGAGCATACTATCGTTGCACTGTTGCGCCGGCATGCCCAGTGAGGAAGCAG GTGCAAAGGTGTGCAGAAGATATGTCCATATTGATCACGACCTATGAAGGGACCCACAACCACCCACTTCCAATCTCAGCCACGGCCATGGCGTCTACAACCTCTGCTGCCGCTTGCATGCTGCTGTCTGGCTCGTCTGCTTCCCGGCCGACCATCGGATCTCTCGCCACCCCCTCCGCTGTCATGACCACCTCTAACGCCAACCTCCATGGCCTGAACTTCAGCCTATCAGGCAACTCGAGACCGGGACAGTTCTACCTTCAAAACCCTTCAATGTCTTCCAACCCTTCTTACTCCACCATCACGCTAGACCTCACTGCACCCCCATCATCCACCTCCCAGCCTTCACATCTCAGTATGTTCTCTTCAAACTTTGCCACCTGCACCCCGAGGCACTCCTCGACAGGCTTCAGCTTCTCTTGCTTGGAGTCCCACGCCATCCCAACATCTCGGAGCAATAATTACCTTGGCTATGGAAGTCAGCCATATAACAAGAGTCCCATTTGCTCTTTGGGCCTTGGAAGACAACCTCAGGACCCTCTGTACCAGTCCTATTTGAACAAGGCCGCCAACCCAAGTGCTCCCACTCCAAGCCAGAATTCACTGGCGGACACAATTGCGAAGGCTATCACATCAGACCCGAGCTTCCGGTCCGTGGTAGCAGCTGCCATCACGTCGTATGCTGGAGCCCAAGCTGGTGGAAAGGGCACTCAAGGCCATGGTCTGATATGGGGAGAACAACTCAGTTCAGCTCCCCCCTGTTCAAGTACAGCAACCGGGAATGGTTGTGCATCCGGCTACTTGACTCGGTCGATGGCTTCAAGTTCGAGCCCACAACAAGGGAACCTGACGTTCCCCCAGCCTTCCTTGGGTCTTCCCACCTCCAAGAGTGCCTCTGCCTCTCCAGTGGATAATAGGGAAAACACCAACTGA
- the LOC103705538 gene encoding WRKY transcription factor 72A-like isoform X1: MEVALKRAVVVEEERRPKGVGDEEGGETGKVRVRFGTETAIKDQDFQKSPSPNAKDSSINKEASAANPSESSSMHTSSKRSCLNLRDSITMSKEDQLKSTKAEMGEVREENEKLKTTLARIVKDYQSLQMQFFDIIQQEQEKKPTETPPVPIEVEEPELVSLSLGTSSSGHKKEEKVKTNKSKENEQIEGSLALGLDCKFKGSSTGTKEPGSNLSLEDSFEEPKEEEPGEPWPPSKVLKHLRNGDEEVSQQPHVKKARVSVRARCDAPTMNDGCQWRKYGQKVAKGNPCPRAYYRCTVAPACPVRKQVQRCAEDMSILITTYEGTHNHPLPISATAMASTTSAAACMLLSGSSASRPTIGSLATPSAVMTTSNANLHGLNFSLSGNSRPGQFYLQNPSMSSNPSYSTITLDLTAPPSSTSQPSHLSMFSSNFATCTPRHSSTGFSFSCLESHAIPTSRSNNYLGYGSQPYNKSPICSLGLGRQPQDPLYQSYLNKAANPSAPTPSQNSLADTIAKAITSDPSFRSVVAAAITSYAGAQAGGKGTQGHGLIWGEQLSSAPPCSSTATGNGCASGYLTRSMASSSSPQQGNLTFPQPSLGLPTSKSASASPVDNRENTN, from the exons ATGGAGGTGGCGCTAAAAAGGGCTGTGGTTGTTGAAGAGGAGAGAAGACCAAAGGGTGTTGGCGATGAAGAGGGCGGAGAGACTGGaaaggttcgggttcgg TTTGGAACTGAAACAGCAATTAAGGACCAGGATTTTCAGAAGTCACCTTCCCCCAACGCAAAAGATTCAAGCATTAACAAAGAG GCTTCTGCTGCAAACCCAAGCGAAAGCTCATCCATGCATACATCCTCAAAACGATCTTGTTTAAACCTCAGAGACTCCATTACAATGAGTAAG GAGGACCAGCTTAAGTCCACTAAAGCAGAAATGGGTGAGGTGAGAGAAGAGAATGAAAAATTGAAGACGACATTAGCCCGCATCGTTAAGGATTACCAGTCTCTCCAGATGCAATTCTTTGACATCATTCAACAAGAGCAAGAAAAGAAACCCACTGAGACCCCACCAGTTCCGATTGAAGTAGAAGAACCTGAGCTTGTCTCACTGAGCCTTGGAACAAGTTCAAGTGGAcacaagaaggaagagaaggtaaaaacaaataaaagcaAAGAGAACGAACAGATTGAAGGAAGCCTGGCTCTTGGACTGGACTGCAAATTTAAGGGTTCTAGTACTGGTACCAAAGAACCTGGCTCAAACCTGAGCCTTGAAGATAGCTTTGAGGAGCCAAAGGAAGAAGAGCCCGGGGAGCCATGGCCCCCTAGCAAGGTATTGAAGCATTTGCGAAATGGTGATGAAGAAGTTTCCCAACAGCCCCATGTCAAAAAGGCTCGTGTTTCTGTGAGAGCACGATGTGATGCACCAACG ATGAATGATGGATGTCAGTGGAGGAAGTATGGCCAGAAGGTTGCAAAAGGGAATCCGTGCCCACGAGCATACTATCGTTGCACTGTTGCGCCGGCATGCCCAGTGAGGAAGCAG GTGCAAAGGTGTGCAGAAGATATGTCCATATTGATCACGACCTATGAAGGGACCCACAACCACCCACTTCCAATCTCAGCCACGGCCATGGCGTCTACAACCTCTGCTGCCGCTTGCATGCTGCTGTCTGGCTCGTCTGCTTCCCGGCCGACCATCGGATCTCTCGCCACCCCCTCCGCTGTCATGACCACCTCTAACGCCAACCTCCATGGCCTGAACTTCAGCCTATCAGGCAACTCGAGACCGGGACAGTTCTACCTTCAAAACCCTTCAATGTCTTCCAACCCTTCTTACTCCACCATCACGCTAGACCTCACTGCACCCCCATCATCCACCTCCCAGCCTTCACATCTCAGTATGTTCTCTTCAAACTTTGCCACCTGCACCCCGAGGCACTCCTCGACAGGCTTCAGCTTCTCTTGCTTGGAGTCCCACGCCATCCCAACATCTCGGAGCAATAATTACCTTGGCTATGGAAGTCAGCCATATAACAAGAGTCCCATTTGCTCTTTGGGCCTTGGAAGACAACCTCAGGACCCTCTGTACCAGTCCTATTTGAACAAGGCCGCCAACCCAAGTGCTCCCACTCCAAGCCAGAATTCACTGGCGGACACAATTGCGAAGGCTATCACATCAGACCCGAGCTTCCGGTCCGTGGTAGCAGCTGCCATCACGTCGTATGCTGGAGCCCAAGCTGGTGGAAAGGGCACTCAAGGCCATGGTCTGATATGGGGAGAACAACTCAGTTCAGCTCCCCCCTGTTCAAGTACAGCAACCGGGAATGGTTGTGCATCCGGCTACTTGACTCGGTCGATGGCTTCAAGTTCGAGCCCACAACAAGGGAACCTGACGTTCCCCCAGCCTTCCTTGGGTCTTCCCACCTCCAAGAGTGCCTCTGCCTCTCCAGTGGATAATAGGGAAAACACCAACTGA